One Phaseolus vulgaris cultivar G19833 chromosome 11, P. vulgaris v2.0, whole genome shotgun sequence genomic window carries:
- the LOC137821118 gene encoding choline transporter protein 1-like, with product MRGPLGAVIGRFPSSDGVTQMGGIIRRNRKCRDITVLVIFIAFSVAMVVNSSFAFNQGNPLRLTYGLDYKGNVCGDKNAHPGLSDLVLRYWQNPNQVYESGLKDSKFKLGDARSICLSECPIPSEDSLNWVCDYPEGDIRLSMTDWANRNYDYFEFLTPEMRNSSLQLQGPCYPVIFPSVNVYWSCQFIARASNTSLKHWQQMGGVNINEDIVIDKSIHKSINSRSAVLKRYMADIGKAWPVLIVCGGILPLLLSVIWLMMIRHFVAAMPWITVVLFNVLIISVTMFYYLKAGWIGDDAISPIIGEHDPYISVYGRELTHLRAVTILMTFIMVVAFLTSIAIVRRILMATSVLKVAAKVIGEVQALIIFPLIPYGILVVFYMFWISASLHMFSSGQVVQNNCNSNCCTYDLAAKRVNCDRCCGYSIHYTPHIGVAILFHLFGCYWVTQFFIACSSTVIAGSVASYYWAHGETSPEIPFLSVFSSMKRLMRYSLGSVALGSLIVSFVESIRFLLEAIRRKLKGSSDGHDSCIGKAAYQSSQCLLKCIEWTMKSVNRNAYIMIAITGKSFFGASSIAADLIMNNILKIGRLNVIGDVILFLGKLCVSLSCALFAFLMLDTHKYKSAHNKTSSPLLPVVVCWALGYIVATLFFAVVEMSIDTIVLSFCQDSEEHQGTAQYAPPLLIDTLTDQSEMQRLTQGPQ from the exons ATGAGGGGTCCTTTGGGTGCAGTCATAGGTAGGTTCCCATCGAGTGACGGAGTTACCCAAATGGGTGGAATCATAAGACGCAACAGGAAATGCAGGGACATCACTGTGCTTGTGATCTTCATAGCTTTTTCGGTAGCAATGGTTGTCAATTCCAGCTTTGCTTTCAACCAAGGAAACCCACTAAG GCTTACTTATGGACTCGACTACAAAGGGAATGTGTGTGGGGACAAGAATGCTCACCCAGGCCTCAGTGACTTGGTGCTCAGATATTGGCAAAATCCTAATCAGGTTTATGAGAGTGGATTGAAGGATAGCAAATTCAAACTGGGGGATGCCCGCAGTATATGCTTGTCTGAGTGCCCTATACCTTCCGAAGATTCCCTTAATTGGGTGTGTGATTATCCAGAAGGAGATATTCGTCTTTCCATGACAGATTGGGCTAATAGGAACTATGATTATTTCGAGTTCCTTACACCAGAAATGAGAAATTCCTCTCTTCAACTTCAGGGTCCATGCTATCCTGTCATATTTCCTAGTGTAAATG TTTACTGGAGTTGCCAATTTATTGCTCGAGCATCAAACACGTCTTTGAAGCATTGGCAACAGATGGGCGGAGTTAACATCAATGAAGACATTGTTATTGATAAGTCTATTCACAAGTCTATTAATTCTCGGTCTGCTGTTTTAAAG AGATACATGGCAGACATAGGAAAGGCATGGCCTGTGCTGATTGTTTGTGGAGGGATTTTGCCTCTTCTTCTGTCTGTGATTTGGTTGATGATGATTCGACATTTTGTTGCTGCAATGCCTTGGATAACAGTTGTTCTCTTTAATGTTCTAATAATATCTGTCACAATGTTCTACTACCTAAAAG CTGGATGGATTGGAGATGATGCTATTTCTCCCATCATTGGTGAACATGACCCTTACATTAGTGTATATGGGAGG GAGCTGACTCATTTACGAGCTGTCACTATACTTATGACCTTTATCATGGTTGTTGCCTTCCTTACATCAATTGCTATTGTTCGACGCATCCTTATGGCAACATCGGTCTTGAAG GTTGCTGCAAAAGTGATAGGAGAAGTTCAAGCCCTCATTATTTTCCCACTCATACCATACGGTATCCTTGTTGTGTTTTACATGTTCTGGATTTCAGCTTCTCTTCATATGTTCAGCTCTGGCCAGGTTGTTCAGAATAATTGCAACTCTAACTGCTGCACATATGATCTTGCTGCAAAACGGGTGAACTGTGATCGTTGTTGTGGTTATAGCATTCATTACACACCACATATTGGAGTTGCCATCCTTTTCCACCTATTTGGCTGTTATTGGGTTACACAATTTTTCATAGCTTGCTCCTCGACAGTGATTGCTGGATCTGTTGCGTCGTATTACTGGGCCCATGGTGAAACATCT CCAGAAATTCCTTTTCTTTCTGTCTTTTCCTCCATGAAGCGGCTTATGCGGTACAGTCTCGGGTCTGTGGCTCTTGGCTCTCTGATTGTATCATTTGTAGAATCAATACGCTTTCTGCTTGAAGCTATTCGTCGCAAACTAAAAGGCTCAAGTGATGGGCACGACAGTTGCATAGGCAAGGCTGCATACCAATCTTCACAATGTCTTCTCAAGTGTATTGAATGGACCATGAAATCAGTAAATCGAAATGCTTACATCATG ATTGCTATAACAGGCAAAAGTTTCTTTGGTGCTTCTTCTATTGCGGCAGATCTGATAATGAATAATATTCTAAAGATTGGTCGTCTTAACGTGATTGGAGATGTCATTTTGTTCCTTGGAAAACTGTGTGTCAGCCTCTCATGTGCTTTGTTTGCATTCCTCATGTTAGACACTCACAAGTACAAATCTGCTCATAACAAGACATCGTCTCCACTCTTACCTGTTGTG GTTTGTTGGGCTCTTGGATACATTGTTGCAACCCTTTTCTTTGCAGTTGTGGAGATGTCAATTGATACCATAGTTCTCTCATTCTGCCAGGATTCTGAAGAGCACCAAGGAACAGCCCAGTATGCACCACCCCTTCTCATTGATACTCTCACTGACCAGAGTGAAATGCAGAGACTCACACAAGGACCCCAATGA